One Ranitomeya variabilis isolate aRanVar5 chromosome 5, aRanVar5.hap1, whole genome shotgun sequence DNA window includes the following coding sequences:
- the LOC143773296 gene encoding uncharacterized protein LOC143773296, with amino-acid sequence MTTQTFAFDESTATRILSKVTNPGDFLKVPAHEIRTRDYEKERRKLMSYDLHSITLAEYYRQSRIPRGLRCHLRPTIFSDNPDYCEKFKQILNKCSLDIILLTIDSLYTAISETEKKVSAIEEQLTSTLSTTDWQTLKSKTDKIIEDNRKSLQEKKRAKFQRDSDDYQQDRVYRWNNSPSGGYRRGNYGNRRTDSYSSDSEGSTSSHQQARFLSGRQPRRYNPRTTGGDRPGGATTTAPERMTTRSQTH; translated from the exons ATGACAACCCAGACCTTTGCATTCGATGAATCAACGGCTACAAGAATCCTTTCTAAGGTCACGAACCCGGGCGATTTTCTAAAAGTTCCCGCCCACGAAATTAGAACCAGAGATTACGAAAAAGAACGAAGAAAACTGATGTCCTATGACCTGCACTCTATTACTTTGGCAGAGTATTACAGGCAGAGCAGGATACCTAGGGGGCTCCGATGCCATCTGCGCCCCACGATTTTCTCAGATAACCCGGATTATTGTGAAAAATTTAAACAGATACTGAATAAATGCTCACTGGATATCATCCTATTAACTATTGACTCTCTTTATACAGCAATCAGTGAAACTGAGAAAAAGGTGTCCGCGATTGAAGAACAGCTAACTTCCACTTTATCTACCACAGATTGGCAAACCTTGAAAAGCAAAACCGACAAAATCATCGAAGACAACCGAAAGAGTCTACAAGAGAAGAAGAGAGCAAAGTTTCAGAGGGATTCGGACGATTACCAACAGGACCGTGTGTATAGATGGAACAATTCACCAAGCGGGGGCTACAGACGTGGAAACTATGGCAACAGAAGAACAGATTCCTACAGTTCAGACAGCGAAGGATCCACCAGCAGCCATCAACAGGCTCGTTTTTTATCAGGACGTCAGCCCAGGAGATACAACCCTCGAACGACAGGAGGAGACCGACCAGGAGGGGCCACTACAACCGCTCCAGAACGAATGACAACACGATCACAG ACACACTGA